In Rhineura floridana isolate rRhiFlo1 chromosome 1, rRhiFlo1.hap2, whole genome shotgun sequence, the following proteins share a genomic window:
- the LOC133377220 gene encoding myotubularin-related protein 8-like, with translation MEHITTPKVENVKLLDRYTNRKPANGTLYLTATHLIYVDASAEVRKETWILHHHIATVEKLPLTASGCPLLIHCKNFRVAHFVIGHERDCHEIYTSLLKLSQPVKPEELYAFSYNPRMPKDNQEMGWKLIDVKVDYQGMGFPNNYWEITDANKDYEVCSTYSLDLVVPKAATRAMVLGSARFRSRGRIPVLSYFYKENNAAICRCSQPLSGFSARCLEDEQLLQALREANPGSPFMYVVDTRPKLNSMANRAAGKGYENVDNYDNIRFKFIGIENIHVMRSSLQKLLEVCETKSPSMSDFLTGLENSGWLRHIKAVMDAGIFLSKAVKDEGASVLVHCSDGWDRTAQVCSVASLLLDPFYRTFKGFMRNAVGESHEADYSSSALRPEGIKEPMERM, from the exons ATGGAGCACATTACGACGCCAAAGGTAGAAAACGTCAAGTTACTAGATCGTTACACCAACAGGAAGCCAGCAAATGGAACGTTGTACTTGACAGCAACTCATCTGATCTATGTAGATGCTTCAGCTGAAGTTCGAAAGGAGACATGGATTCTCCACCACCACATTGCTACTGTGGAGAAGCTGCCTCTGACCGCATCGGGCTGCCCACTGCTTATTCACTGCAAGAACTTCCGTGTCGCTCACTTTGTTATTGGGCATGAGCGGGACTGTCACGAAATCTACACTTCCCTGCTGAAACTCTCGCAGCCAGTGAAACCAGAAGAACTTTATGCATTCTCTTACAACCCCAGAATGCCCAAAGACAACCAGGAGATGGGCTGGAAGCTGATAGATGTCAAAGTAGACTACCAAGGGATGGGGTTTCCCAATAACTATTGGGAAATAACTGATGCTAACAAAGACTATGAGGTTTGCAGCACATACTCTCTGGATCTAGTGGTTCCTAAAGCAGCTACTAGGGCGATGGTGCTGGGGAGTGCGAGGTTTCGAAGCCGAGGTCGGATACCAGTGCTTTCCTACTTCtacaaagagaataatgctgCCATATGCCGTTGTAGTCAGCCCTTGTCTGGGTTCAGCGCCCGCTGCCTGGAGGATGAACAGCTGTTGCAGGCACTGAGGGAAGCAAACCCAGGAAGTCCGTTCATGTATGTTGTAGACACAAGGCCAAAGTTGAACTCCATGGCCAACCGAGCTGCTGGTAAAGGTTATGAGAACGTTGATAACTATGACAACATCCGTTTTAAATTCATTGGTATCGAAAACATACATGTAATGAGGAGCAGCCTGCAGAAGCTCTTGGAAGTGTGTGAAACTAAATCTCCTTCAATGAGCGACTTCCTTACTGGCTTAGAGAACTCTGGCTGGTTACGGCACATTAAAGCTGTAATGGATGCTGGCATCTTCCTTTCAAAGGCAGTGAAAGATGAAGGCGCCAGTGTCTTAGTGCACTGTTCTGATGGCTGGGATCGCACTGCTCAGGTCTGCTCAGTGGCCAGCCTTCTCTTGGATCCCTTTTATCGGACATTTAAGGGATTCATG AGAAATGCAGTGGGGGAGAGCCATGAAGCTGATTATAGCAGCAGTGCACTTAGGCCGGAAGGAATAAAGGAACCCATGGAAAGAATGTAG